In the Helicoverpa armigera isolate CAAS_96S chromosome 15, ASM3070526v1, whole genome shotgun sequence genome, one interval contains:
- the LOC110376303 gene encoding uncharacterized protein LOC110376303 yields MALNGCSSGLVVTAVVALLLLPAQYYVPDLYAGVEDPLAGAEQPETPTGAFGWFDLAFVHLPPLDLFVTVTLLILGLLTYLCEWIQRKLMERRIVKLNQYLGASVERLRAWDAQQEQLEVTLKMVQNATSEYNLLLYLLLRQHRCLAGHNGPPSNCFFDKGLEEDLPFLRNPTLDA; encoded by the exons ATGGCGCTAAATGGTTGTTCGAGCGGGCTGGTGGTGACGGCGGTGGTGGCGCTCCTGCTGCTGCCCGCGCAGTACTACGTGCCCGACCTGTACGCGGGCGTGGAGGACCCGCTGGCCGGCGCCGAGCAGCCCGAGACTCCCACCGGCGCCTTCGGCTGGTTCGATCTGGCGTTCGTTCACTTGCCACCGCTTGACCTGTTCGTCACAGTGACCTTACTCATACTAGGATTGTTAACATATCTTTGCGAGTGGATACAGAGAAAGCTGATGGAAAGAAGAATTGTAAAG CTGAACCAGTACCTGGGCGCCAGCGTGGAGCGGCTGCGCGCGTGGGACGCGCAGCAGGAGCAGCTCGAGGTCACGCTCAAGATGGTGCAGAACGCCACGTCGGAGTACAACCTGCTGCTGTACCTGCTGCTGCGCCAGCACCGCTGCCTGGCCGGGCACAACGGCCCGCCCTCCAACTGCTTCTTCGACAAAGGTCTCGAAGAAGACCTCCCTTTTTTAAGGAATCCCACGCTCGACGCGTAA
- the LOC110376304 gene encoding uroporphyrinogen-III synthase, protein MKSSLRVPSYNDRRMKKVVLFKSQSEDYEQAFVKYKYSTVFVEPLQFELVRSDELAASLLRDYAGLVLTSPRAVDAVAKCWDPARFVIWNSRRVYTVGDASCHKIKLLLGLDARGMSSGNAENLAKIIVRENPANCKFLFPCGNLRSETLPTILESSHIPVDALMVYETKENVNLKEDLMKVNDLHKPCCMVFFSPSGCEYVLRQLQTVSNSLTELPHFAIGNSTAYKIENLGIEVAGVAAKPKADSLVESIHKYFTSVQTS, encoded by the coding sequence ATGAAATCAAGTTTGCGTGTACCTAGCTATAACGATAGAAGAATGAAAAAAGTAGTGCTATTCAAAAGCCAGTCGGAAGATTACGAGCAAGCTTTTGTGAAGTATAAGTACAGCACGGTGTTCGTGGAGCCGCTGCAGTTCGAGCTGGTGCGCAGCGACGAGCTGGCGGCCAGCCTGCTGCGCGACTACGCGGGGCTCGTGCTGACCAGCCCGCGCGCCGTCGACGCCGTGGCCAAGTGCTGGGACCCCGCCAGGTTCGTCATATGGAACTCCAGGAGAGTCTACACTGTAGGTGACGCTAGCTGTCATAAAATCAAACTACTTCTTGGGTTAGATGCTCGAGGTATGTCATCAGGAAATGCTGAAAACTTAGCAAAAATTATTGTCAGGGAAAATCCAGCAAATTGCAAGTTTTTATTTCCATGTGGTAACTTAAGATCAGAGACTCTACCAACAATTTTGGAGTCTTCACATATCCCAGTAGATGCATTAATGGTGTATGAAACcaaagaaaatgtaaatttaaAAGAAGATCTTATGAAAGTGAATGACTTGCACAAACCCTGTTGCATGGTTTTCTTCAGTCCGTCGGGATGTGAGTATGTACTCAGGCAATTGCAGACAGTTAGCAACAGCCTCACAGAACTGCCACATTTTGCTATTGGCAACTCTACAGCATACAAGATTGAGAACCTTGGCATTGAAGTGGCTGGGGTGGCAGCTAAACCCAAGGCAGACAGCCTGGTGGAGTCCATACACAAGTACTTTACAAGTGTGCAGACAAGCTAA
- the LOC110376299 gene encoding uncharacterized protein LOC110376299 isoform X2, which yields MQAAPARYVSVSELYSTDEVELLLDEIRELEPTSCRGEDVQDFEIAGSGCGAGAGGRSPAGTELTERSWDSHAQYRRAPPPRPRALAPLYCRLRHLLTARGAASLLLVLCSLGACACVWAGVGLRVGRVPLAPRVRLLLLAALSSLLLHSALLVLHVTRLAALLPLDWNKLGAWTSAWSAASLAAGGALTLHAVLAAPEYRWAPAHLAHLLCSAATLGLGGACAAAGMVLGGARRGQYRAVPAAPAPVSDDPL from the exons ATGCAAGCGGCGCCGGCGCGCTACGTGTCAGTGAGCGAACTGTACTCGACCGACGAAGTGGAGCTGCTGCTGGACGAGATTAGAGAGCTGGAGCCGACCAGCTGCCGCGGCGAAGACGTGCAG GACTTCGAGATAGCGGGCAGCGGGTGCGGtgcgggcgcgggcgggcgcTCGCCGGCCGGCACGGAGCTGACAGAGCGCAGCTGGGACTCGCACGCGCAGTAccggcgcgcgccgccgccgcgcccgcgcgcGCTCGCGCCGCTGTACTGCCGCCTGCGCCACCTGCTgacggcgcgcggcgcggcgtcgcTGCTGCTGGTGCTGTGCTCGCTGGGCGCGTGCGCGTGCGTGTGGGCGGGCGTGGGGCTGCGCGTGGGCCGCGTGCCGCTGGCGCCGCGCGTGCGCCTGCTGCTGCTGGCGGCGCTGTCCTCGCTGCTGCTGCACTCGGCGCTGCTCGTGCTGCACGTCACGCGCCTCGCCGCGCTGCTGCCGCTCGACTGGAACAAGCTG GGCGCGTGGACGAGCGCGTGGAGCGCGGCGTCgctggcggcgggcggcgcgctcaCGCTGCACGCCGTGCTGGCCGCGCCCGAGTACCGCTGGGCGCCCGCGCACCTCGCGCATCTGCTCTGCTCCGCCGCC ACGCTGGGGCtgggcggcgcgtgcgcggcgGCGGGCATGGTGctgggcggcgcgcggcgcggccaGTACCGCGCCGTGccggccgcgcccgcgcccgtcTCCGACGACCCCTTATAG
- the LOC110376299 gene encoding uncharacterized protein LOC110376299 isoform X1 yields the protein MQAAPARYVSVSELYSTDEVELLLDEIRELEPTSCRGEDVQVWDQDFEIAGSGCGAGAGGRSPAGTELTERSWDSHAQYRRAPPPRPRALAPLYCRLRHLLTARGAASLLLVLCSLGACACVWAGVGLRVGRVPLAPRVRLLLLAALSSLLLHSALLVLHVTRLAALLPLDWNKLGAWTSAWSAASLAAGGALTLHAVLAAPEYRWAPAHLAHLLCSAATLGLGGACAAAGMVLGGARRGQYRAVPAAPAPVSDDPL from the exons ATGCAAGCGGCGCCGGCGCGCTACGTGTCAGTGAGCGAACTGTACTCGACCGACGAAGTGGAGCTGCTGCTGGACGAGATTAGAGAGCTGGAGCCGACCAGCTGCCGCGGCGAAGACGTGCAGGT GTGGGATCAGGACTTCGAGATAGCGGGCAGCGGGTGCGGtgcgggcgcgggcgggcgcTCGCCGGCCGGCACGGAGCTGACAGAGCGCAGCTGGGACTCGCACGCGCAGTAccggcgcgcgccgccgccgcgcccgcgcgcGCTCGCGCCGCTGTACTGCCGCCTGCGCCACCTGCTgacggcgcgcggcgcggcgtcgcTGCTGCTGGTGCTGTGCTCGCTGGGCGCGTGCGCGTGCGTGTGGGCGGGCGTGGGGCTGCGCGTGGGCCGCGTGCCGCTGGCGCCGCGCGTGCGCCTGCTGCTGCTGGCGGCGCTGTCCTCGCTGCTGCTGCACTCGGCGCTGCTCGTGCTGCACGTCACGCGCCTCGCCGCGCTGCTGCCGCTCGACTGGAACAAGCTG GGCGCGTGGACGAGCGCGTGGAGCGCGGCGTCgctggcggcgggcggcgcgctcaCGCTGCACGCCGTGCTGGCCGCGCCCGAGTACCGCTGGGCGCCCGCGCACCTCGCGCATCTGCTCTGCTCCGCCGCC ACGCTGGGGCtgggcggcgcgtgcgcggcgGCGGGCATGGTGctgggcggcgcgcggcgcggccaGTACCGCGCCGTGccggccgcgcccgcgcccgtcTCCGACGACCCCTTATAG